A stretch of DNA from Bacillota bacterium:
GGAACGCCGTGAGCGGCCGGCCGCCAGTTCCTGGAGGTACTCCCCGATCGAATAAAAAAGCATGACCGCCACGGCCTCGGGCACCTGGTGAATGACGATGGCGCAGACCGTGGCCGTCGTCATCAGAAAATTTTCGTCGAAAACCCGGGCGCGCAGCAAGCCCTTGAATGCCTCCAGGATAATCCGCCCGCCGACCAGGAGGTAAGCGGTGAGCAGAATCAGGTATTCCGCCCATGCGTAGCCGTTACCGCGCAGAACGGCGCCGAAAACAACACCAGCGGCGAAAAGAAGTCCCGCCGTTACGATGGCAGGCAGCCGACCGCGATTTTCCTCCGGGACGTTTTTTTGTCCCGGAGCACAACGCGGGCAACATCCGTTACAAGTGTCCTTTATTTCCGGAATCGTTTTATTCATTTGCTTAATATCGGCAAGCGCCACTGTTGCACCAACCCGCTCCGTTAAACGGCATTATAATCGTCGGACTCTGTCCGGGTTTTACCTGACCTCCGCGAAATGTTCCCGGGCCTCACGGATCAGGTTGACGATGTGCTGGTCATCGAGGGAGTAGAATACCATTTTGCCCTTCCGGCGGTATTTTACCAGGTGTAAGGCTTTCAGTATCCGCAGGTGATGAGAGATGGCCGGCAGGTTCATTTCAAGCAACTCCGCCAGGTCGCAGACACATAACTCTTTATGGTATAAGAGGTAAACGATCTTGGTGCGTGTTTCGTCGCTGAGAACCCTGAAAAGCTCCGACAGTCCCTCGACCTCAAGCACCTTATTCCTGAGCCGGGCGGATTCGCCGGAGGGGCAAAAACTGTCACAGACGTCGGGATCGGGTTGTTTTTTCGGCGGCTCGTGTACCATATGGACCCTCCGAGTGTGATTTTTGGGGCTGCTTATAGATTATACATTTAAGCAACTGTTTAATTGATTATATGAAAAGGGCTTGTCCCTTGTCAAGCAGACGCTGAAAAATACGTGCGCGCCGTCGGTCTTAAGGGAATAAGAGATTGACGCCTTTTGCCGGAACCCGTATAATTTTTAAAAGGGGTTCAGAAGAACCCGCGGAAACCGCAATGACAATAACGAATAACGGATATGGAAAGGAATCACTTGAGGACTTCTCGGTTCCGGCTTCCAATCGGCGCGGTTTCCCCTAGAGTCCGTTCATAATTGTAACGTAGAATTTCGGAATCAGAGTTTCGTAAAACTCTTGAATAGGCCATGGAGGTCTTTGACTGAAGTGGTTTTTTGTTTTTCAAGGTTATATTTCTTGGAGCAGGGGGTTGTTTATGCCGCCGGACGGCGAATGTGTATTTTCTTTGTCCGACGTGGGTTTCCGCTACCACCCGGACCGGCCGGTTATCGAGGACATCAGCTTCCGTATCCGTCGCGGGGAACGCCTGGTGCTGCTCGGGCCGAACGGTTCCGGGAAATCAACGCTCTTGAAGCTGATGGCCGGGCTCCTTTTCCCGACCAGCGGCACGTTGACCGCTTACGGTGAACCGATGGGGGCTCCGGCTTTCAAGGACCGGCGTTTTGCCCGGTCTTTCCGGCGGCGGGTAGGAGTAGTGCTGCAGAACGCGGACGCACAGCTTTTTTGCCCCACGGTCTGGGACGAGGTGGCTTTCGGACCGCTTCACCTCGGTTTGTCCCCCGGCGAGGTAAAGGAGCGCGTTACCGATACCCTGTCCCTCGTAGAAATCGCTCATCTCGGGAACCGCCTGCCGCACCGGCTCTCGGACGGGGAAAAGAAGAAGGTGGCGCTTGCCGCCGTGCTTGCCGTCAATCCGGAAGCGCTGTTGTTAGACGAGCCTACCGCCAACCTTGACCCCCGTTCGCAGCACTGGCTGTTGAATTTCCTGCTCACGCTTTCCCGCGCGGGTAAGACGATCGTCGTGGTTACGCACGACCTCGTTACGGTGCCGGTGCTGGCGGAAAGGGTTCTGGTCCTGGGGGAGAACCACAGGCTGATTGCCGCCGGGGGGCTGGAGGAGATACTCTCCGACCGTAATCTTTTGTTATCGGCGAACCTGGTGCATCCGGACTACCATCTGCATCAGGTGGGAAGCGGCAGGGATCACATCTACCCGCATGTTCACCTTTTCCATAACGGGATGGAAGCGCATGCAAAGGATGCCGGCTCAATCCCGGAGCACGGTACGGAAAAGGGCCACGGAGGCCGGAATTAGAGGTTGGAGGTCGGAGGTTGGAGGATCAGAAGCGGCTGAAACAATAAAGGGCTCCGATAATCACGGCGGCGGAAGCGATCCAGATGAAGTCAACCGCCCGCAGGCGGAAGCGGTCGATCAGTCTGGGTTCACCGGTGTAGCCGCGGGCGAGCATCGACTCGTAAACCGCTTCGTGCAGGGTGTACGACCTGGAGGCGATCACGCCGAGTATCCCGCCGAAGAAGGCCCTTTTCTCTCTCCGGCTGAGCGGACCTACCATCCGGAGTTTACGGGCTTCGAGGGTCTCAACGGCGACCTTGACCAGGAGAAAAACGTACCGCAGGGTTATTTCCAGGATCAAGATAACCAGCCGCGGGATACGGAACGCCCGCAGAGCTTTAAGAAGACTGGTCCACGGCGTGGTATAGGTCAAGAGCAGCGCGAGAGACGTTGCCGCGCCGGCGCGCAGAAAGATGACGGCGGCGCGCAGGAGACCGGCGTCGGTGACGGTAAGCGGGCCGGAAAAACGGATGAATCCGATATCTATGCCGTCACGCAGGAGCACCATCAGCGGCGCGCCCGGAGTCACCGGGCTCAGGGTGAGCGGAACGACCATTACTCCGGCAAAAATAAGAGTGAAGCCCCATGTGCGCGCCAGGAAAGAGACGAGCGGGACGCGTGATGAGACTGCCAGAATGAGTACCAGTCCATAAGATGCAAGCAGAACCGGAAGGTGGTTTTCGGCGGTGAGAAGGGCTATGAAAACAACGGTGGTTATCACCTTGACCCGCGGGTCCAATGCCTGCCAGAAGCCCTTTTTTTCTTCCGCCGATTCCGCGGAAAGGGTTTCCGCGAGAAACCGTTCCAGGCCTTTAAGGGCTTTCTCGAGTGGTCCCTCGGTGCGGCGCCGCTTCGGAACATGGGTCAAATCACCCGTGGACGCCGCCGGTTCACTCAGCCACTGTGGGATTTTCATGCCGGTCTCCTTGGGATTTTCAGTGTTCAGTAGTCAGGATACAGGAAAAATCCCGCGTTGTACAGTGACGCTTTTAGAAAAAGGTTCTGAGTTAACCATACCGCCTAAGCGGAACGTGAAGGAAGTAATGCAGACCCGTAAGCTTAAAACTTAGAAGCAGAAGAGTAACATAAACGGAACGCGGCGAGAAGCAAGTAGAGCGCGAAAGCCTGTCGGGGACAGCCCGGAGCGTATCCCTGAAATACGTGAGGACCCGGCCGTGGCAGGCTGACAAAGCTATGCGCAGCTTATCGTCGCGCCCTAAAAAAGAACACTTAAAGGGGGAGAGAAGATGCATATACCTGACGGTTTCTTAAATCCTAAAATATGGGCGGCCTGCGGCGTTATTTCAACCGCTCTGGTCGGGGCGGCGATAAGGCAGACCAGGGAGGCGCTTGCTGAGAAACAGGTTCCTGTGATGGGGGTCATGGCGGCATTCATCTTTGCCGCCCAGATGATCAACTTTCCGGTCTTCGGCGGCACGTCCGGGCACCTGATCGGCGGTGTTCTGGCCGCCGTTCTTTTCGGTCCTTTCAGTGCGGGTATCATTATGACCGCAATCCTGATCATCCAGTGTCTTATCTTTAACGACGGCGGGCTGACGGCTCTCGGCGCCAACGTTTTAAATATGGGTTTCATCGCTCCTTTTACGGGCTATGCGGTTTATAAGGCTCTGCGGGGTTTGGGGGCTGCGGCCGCTTCATTCGTCGCGGGCTGGATTTCCGTGCTTGCCGCGGCTGCCGCCTGCGCGCTCGAACTTGCCCTTTCCGGGACGAGCCCCATCATGGTGGTTCTGCCGGCGATGCTTTTCTGGCACCTGTTCATCGGGGTCGGTGAGGGCATAATCACGGCGGCGGTGTTGGGGTATCTGCAGCGGACGCGCTCCGGCTTGTTGACCCGGACCGCCGGGATATGAGGTGACATAATGCGCAGGGAAATATGGATTGTAATTGTTGCGGCTGTGATCGTGGCGGGTATCCTTTCACCTTTTGCCTCATCCGATCCGGACGGGCTGGAAAAGGTGGCCCGGACCAATGGTTTTATCGATAAGGGCGAGGGTAAGGCAGTAGTTCACGCGCCAATGGCGGACTATACCCTTCCAGGCGTTCGGAGCGAAGGGGTTTCTACGGCTGTCGCCGGCATCGCCGGTACGGCGCTTACCTTCGTAATAGCCTTCGGTGCCGGACGGGTTCTGAGGTTAAGGCGAAGGCAGGAGGTAGAAGTCAGAAGATAGAAGGTGGAAGGTAGAAGGTAGAAGACAGTAGGCAGTAGTCAGGAGACAGTAGGCAGAAGTTAAAAGACAATAAACACAAGATAGAAGGCAAGGGAGTCCCATTTTTACCTTCTGAATTCTGGATTCTGACTTCCGAATGCTATCTTTAACGTTGAACGTTGAACTTTGAACTTTGAACTTTGAACTTGGAGGCAGTAGTCAGTAATTAGAAGACAAAAATAAGTTAGAAGGCGGGAGTCTTATTTTTGCCTTCCGTCTTCTGACTTCTGTATTCCGGCTTTTACATTCTGGATTCTGGCTTCTGGATTCTGAATTTTGTTTTTGAACCTTGAACCTTGAACCTTTCATTCGGGCTGTATCAAAAGGGCTCCGGCCAGAGACGGATCGCCGTGAATGGTCTTTTCCCCGGAGTAGGTTACGAAACCGGGCCGCGCGCCTTTGGGGCGCTGGACGTTGGCGCGGCGGGTCCAGTCTACGGGTACGGACCTGTTGCGGCGGCCCTGGCTGAAGTGGGCGGCCAGGGCGGCTGCTTCGGCAAGCACTCCCGGAGACGGTTCCCCGCCTCCGGTTTTGATTATAACGTGGGCGCCCGGCACCCCGCGGGCGTGAAGCCAGATATCGTCGGCGGCGGCCATGCGGAAGGTGACATAGTCGTTCTGCCGGTTGTTTTTCCCGATGAGAATCACAAAGCCTTCGGCCGAAGCCAGTTTCAGCGGCCGGGGCTCCTCTTTTTTATCCTTCTTGTGCGGGGCGGCGCCGGTCTGAAGGTACCCCTGTTCCGCAAGTTCTTCCACGACCTCCGTGAGATCCTCCAGGCCGGAGGCCTGCTCGCCGGCAACACTGATGCCCGACAGGTAGGCGATTTCTTCCTCCAGCCGCTGCCTTTCGTCTGCGGCGCGCCGGCGGGCGGTTCGGGCTTTGGCGTATTTCTTGAAATACCGCTGGGCGTTCTGTCCCGGCGTAAGCGCCGGATCGAGCGGTATAGTCACCGGCGGGGCATCAGGGTTGTAGACGTTTTCGCATATCGCTTCATCCACGTGGGGGCCGAGGCGGTATAGGTTGGCGGTGAGGAGTTCTCCGAACATCCGGAAACGGTCCGGCTCCGGGTCGGACAGCAGGGTCTCGACGTTCTCGAGCTTCCGGTTCAGGCGCCCGATTTCCCGGGTCAAACACTGCTCGATCCGGTGCTTTTGCGCGGCAAAAGCCGCTGCCCGGTTACGTTCCCGGTAGAACCGGTCCAGGACTTCGTTCATCCCGGCGCGGACCGGCTGACCGGCGCCCGCCGAAGGTTCGAAGGCGGCATAATCAGCCGGCGTTTCGCCCTTGAGGATCAGGGTGGGTGATGCGCCACCACCCGTGACGGAGTCCACGAGTTCCCTTAGTGATGCGTGGAGGCGCCGGTATTCGTAAATACCGCAGCCTTCCAGGGCTGCGTCCGGATCAAGTCCCGCCCGGCGGGCCACCTCCCGGGCGCTGAAAAGGCTGAAACCTTCGTAAAGGCGCTGAATGCCGGTCGCCGCCCCTGTCTGCGGTCCCAGAGCGCTCAGCGCGTCAATGAAATCGTCTTCGGCGGCCGCGCGGGGGTCCGCTTTACCGGAAGGGGGCGACGGGGTGAAAACCTGGCCCGGAAGCACCTCACGGTAGCGGCTGACGGCGTGGGAGTAACGCTTAATGGCGTCAATAATCTTGTTTTCCGCGGGGTTAAGGAGGATAATGTTACTGTGCTTGCCCATTATTTCGGCGATAAGCAGGTGCGTGACGGGCCTGCCGAGTTCATCCGTTCCCTTGAGTTCGATATGAAGGATGCGGTCCAGGCCCTGCTGGGTTATCGCGGTTATCCGGCTGCCTTCGACGTGCCGCCGCATGGTGGAACAGAAGAAAGCGATTTTGGCCGGGTTCCGTCTGTCCGTTTCCGTAAGGTGTACACGGGCCGCATCGGCGGCGGCGGACAGGAAAAGCCGGTGCTTTTCGCGGTTGCTGCGTACCGCGAGTATTATTTCAAGTGCGGCGGGCTGGTAGACACGCTCGACACGGCCGCCGGTAATAAGGGCATTAAGCTCGCGGGTTACGCTGTTTAAAACCAGGCCGTCAAAAGGCACCTAGGGAATCTCCTTTATAATAGAATAAATACTTCTTTAGATGGGCGCGTCGATAAGCAACGCGTTGCTGCGTCAGCCCGGCAGAGCCGAATCCTCACGTACCTTCCGAGTACGCTCCGGTTCGTCTCTACCAGTCTTCCTTGCACTGCATTATTTCTTCGCCGCGTTCCGCCCGTGTTACGCTGCTGCTTTTGAGTAATCGGCTTACGGGTCAACATCTTTGATCGTTCGTAGTGCTGCTGCGGCATGAAGAACTCTTCAAGCCTTTAACGTTGAACTTTTAACCTTGAACTTTGAACCTGAGTATAACAGGGGTGGAGGTGCAGGTCAATGCGGGGAAACACGGGCACTCTGGTGCGGCTTCGGGCCGGCAGGGTCTTGAGGACAATCGATTCCCGCCCCGGCCTTATCGAACTCGTGGTGGCCGTGGAAGGCGCGGAAGCGAAAGCCATAGCCTATGAGGCCTTTACCGGCAGGCCGGCTCCGGGCGACGAGGTCCTGCTGAATACAACCGCTGTGGCCGAAGGTCTGGGAAGCGGCGGGTATCATTTTGTGGTTGCGGGCCTTTTGCCCCGCAGCCTGGAAGCCCCTGAAAAAGGGCATATCATGAAGCTGCGTTATACGCCGGCGCAAATCAAGGTCATGGCGGTGGAGGAGCCGGACAGCCCGTTCCACTCAGTGCTTGAGAACACGGCGGACCTTGGCGGGGTGCCGGTGGTGGCGCTGGAACTCCACAGCCAGCTTGCTCCGGTCGCCGCCGCGCTCTGGCGGCAGGGCGGGGGAAGGCTTCGCCTGGTTTACGTGATGACCGACGGCGCCGCTTTACCGCTGGCTTTTTCCCGCACCGTCCACGCCCTTAAGGGGAAAGGGCTGCTATCCGCTACGGTGACCGCGGGTCACGCCTTCGGCGGGGATTTCGAGGCCGTGAACGTTTATAGCGGCCTTCTGGCGGCGCGCTACGCCGGCGAGGCCGACGTGATTGTGGTCGGGATGGGTCCCGGCGTGGTGGGGACGGGAACGCGCTTCGGCACGACCGCCATTGAGCAGGGGGAGGTGGTCAATGCCGCCGGCGTCCTCAACGGAAAGCCCGTGGCCGCTCTGCGTCTCAGTTTTGCGGACCGGCGGGAGCGGCACAGGGGTGTAAGCCACCACACCTTGACCGCGCTGGGATCGGTCGCCCTGGTTCCGTGCGCCGTGCCGGTACCGGTCATGGAAACGGAAAAAACGGCTTTGGTTCTTCAACAATTAGATGCGGTGGGCATAACCCGGCGTCACCGTTTGGAAACGGTGGACGCCACGGGGGTTTTTGACACTTTGGATGAATTGGAACTGAAAGTAAGCACCATGGGGCGGGGCCGCGACGAAGAGACGGAGTTTTTCCTTGCGGCCGGGGCCGCGGGAGTGCTCGCCGCAAAACTCGCCCTCGCGGAAGCGTAAGAGAACGTTCAACGTTCAGCTCATGCCGATAGACACATTTAAGATCGGAAATTCGGGGGACACCATACGGAATTATTGCCCCCGGGAACCGATACCAATTATAATACAGGTATGGCAAGAATAGCGCGGGTGGTAGCGCCCGGTGTACCCCACCATATTACACAGCGTGGTAACCGGCGGCAGCAAACATTCTTTTGCGAAGAGGACTATAAAGCATATTTACACCTAATGGCGGAATGGTGTTCCAGGTGGAAGGTCGAGATTTGGGCCTATTGCCTGGTGCCGAACCATGTACATCTCATAGCCGTACCACCGTCAAAAGAGGCCTTGACAGGAGCGATTGCCGAAGCCCATCGCCGCTATACCTCCCGGGTAAACCTGAGGGAAGGATGGACGGGGCACTTGTGGCAGGGACGTTTTTCTTCTTTTCCAATGGATGAAGCTCACCTGTATGCCGCGGCACGCTACATAGAGCATAATCCTGTCCGTTCCGGATTAGTGGCAGAACCGTGGCAATACCCCTGGAGTAGTGCAGGGGCGCACGTTGCGGGGCACGACGACCGGTTGGTGCGGGTCAGGCCGTTGTTGGAAATGTTCGGCGATTGGCGGGAATATCTTGCCTGCTGCATGTCGGTCGAGGAGATCGAAGCATTACGGCTTCACGAGAGGACGGGGCGACCGCTTGGTGACGAATCTTTCCTTACCAGTCTCGAAGAAGCACTGGGACGGGCGTTGCGGCCACGCAAGAGCGGACCTAAAGGACCCCGGCAGAAAAAGAATTGAGTAAGTAATTTAGTATGGTGTCCCCAAGATTCTACCCCCCCAAGATTCTACCAGTTTGCTTCAACTCTCGTACAATACGTCCGGTCGCTGGACGCCGCTGTGACTGAG
This window harbors:
- a CDS encoding metalloregulator ArsR/SmtB family transcription factor; translated protein: MVHEPPKKQPDPDVCDSFCPSGESARLRNKVLEVEGLSELFRVLSDETRTKIVYLLYHKELCVCDLAELLEMNLPAISHHLRILKALHLVKYRRKGKMVFYSLDDQHIVNLIREAREHFAEVR
- a CDS encoding ABC transporter ATP-binding protein, giving the protein MPPDGECVFSLSDVGFRYHPDRPVIEDISFRIRRGERLVLLGPNGSGKSTLLKLMAGLLFPTSGTLTAYGEPMGAPAFKDRRFARSFRRRVGVVLQNADAQLFCPTVWDEVAFGPLHLGLSPGEVKERVTDTLSLVEIAHLGNRLPHRLSDGEKKKVALAAVLAVNPEALLLDEPTANLDPRSQHWLLNFLLTLSRAGKTIVVVTHDLVTVPVLAERVLVLGENHRLIAAGGLEEILSDRNLLLSANLVHPDYHLHQVGSGRDHIYPHVHLFHNGMEAHAKDAGSIPEHGTEKGHGGRN
- the cbiQ gene encoding cobalt ECF transporter T component CbiQ, with protein sequence MKIPQWLSEPAASTGDLTHVPKRRRTEGPLEKALKGLERFLAETLSAESAEEKKGFWQALDPRVKVITTVVFIALLTAENHLPVLLASYGLVLILAVSSRVPLVSFLARTWGFTLIFAGVMVVPLTLSPVTPGAPLMVLLRDGIDIGFIRFSGPLTVTDAGLLRAAVIFLRAGAATSLALLLTYTTPWTSLLKALRAFRIPRLVILILEITLRYVFLLVKVAVETLEARKLRMVGPLSRREKRAFFGGILGVIASRSYTLHEAVYESMLARGYTGEPRLIDRFRLRAVDFIWIASAAVIIGALYCFSRF
- a CDS encoding energy-coupling factor ABC transporter permease, which produces MHIPDGFLNPKIWAACGVISTALVGAAIRQTREALAEKQVPVMGVMAAFIFAAQMINFPVFGGTSGHLIGGVLAAVLFGPFSAGIIMTAILIIQCLIFNDGGLTALGANVLNMGFIAPFTGYAVYKALRGLGAAAASFVAGWISVLAAAAACALELALSGTSPIMVVLPAMLFWHLFIGVGEGIITAAVLGYLQRTRSGLLTRTAGI
- a CDS encoding PDGLE domain-containing protein, with protein sequence MRREIWIVIVAAVIVAGILSPFASSDPDGLEKVARTNGFIDKGEGKAVVHAPMADYTLPGVRSEGVSTAVAGIAGTALTFVIAFGAGRVLRLRRRQEVEVRR
- a CDS encoding NFACT RNA binding domain-containing protein, which codes for MPFDGLVLNSVTRELNALITGGRVERVYQPAALEIILAVRSNREKHRLFLSAAADAARVHLTETDRRNPAKIAFFCSTMRRHVEGSRITAITQQGLDRILHIELKGTDELGRPVTHLLIAEIMGKHSNIILLNPAENKIIDAIKRYSHAVSRYREVLPGQVFTPSPPSGKADPRAAAEDDFIDALSALGPQTGAATGIQRLYEGFSLFSAREVARRAGLDPDAALEGCGIYEYRRLHASLRELVDSVTGGGASPTLILKGETPADYAAFEPSAGAGQPVRAGMNEVLDRFYRERNRAAAFAAQKHRIEQCLTREIGRLNRKLENVETLLSDPEPDRFRMFGELLTANLYRLGPHVDEAICENVYNPDAPPVTIPLDPALTPGQNAQRYFKKYAKARTARRRAADERQRLEEEIAYLSGISVAGEQASGLEDLTEVVEELAEQGYLQTGAAPHKKDKKEEPRPLKLASAEGFVILIGKNNRQNDYVTFRMAAADDIWLHARGVPGAHVIIKTGGGEPSPGVLAEAAALAAHFSQGRRNRSVPVDWTRRANVQRPKGARPGFVTYSGEKTIHGDPSLAGALLIQPE
- a CDS encoding DUF3866 family protein; the encoded protein is MRGNTGTLVRLRAGRVLRTIDSRPGLIELVVAVEGAEAKAIAYEAFTGRPAPGDEVLLNTTAVAEGLGSGGYHFVVAGLLPRSLEAPEKGHIMKLRYTPAQIKVMAVEEPDSPFHSVLENTADLGGVPVVALELHSQLAPVAAALWRQGGGRLRLVYVMTDGAALPLAFSRTVHALKGKGLLSATVTAGHAFGGDFEAVNVYSGLLAARYAGEADVIVVGMGPGVVGTGTRFGTTAIEQGEVVNAAGVLNGKPVAALRLSFADRRERHRGVSHHTLTALGSVALVPCAVPVPVMETEKTALVLQQLDAVGITRRHRLETVDATGVFDTLDELELKVSTMGRGRDEETEFFLAAGAAGVLAAKLALAEA
- a CDS encoding transposase, whose protein sequence is MARIARVVAPGVPHHITQRGNRRQQTFFCEEDYKAYLHLMAEWCSRWKVEIWAYCLVPNHVHLIAVPPSKEALTGAIAEAHRRYTSRVNLREGWTGHLWQGRFSSFPMDEAHLYAAARYIEHNPVRSGLVAEPWQYPWSSAGAHVAGHDDRLVRVRPLLEMFGDWREYLACCMSVEEIEALRLHERTGRPLGDESFLTSLEEALGRALRPRKSGPKGPRQKKN